The following is a genomic window from Bordetella sp. H567.
TGCCGCGGGTGGTCCGGTAACGGGCATCCCGATGTGGGGCGTGCGATCGGTGGTCGCGCTGATCGCCAATCTGTTCATGCTGCAGGGCTTGCATGCCAGTACATTGAGCTGGAATTATGCGGCCTGGTCCATCAGCCTGGAGTTCATGGCGTACCTGGTGTTTCCCTTCGTGCTGATGCGCGTATGGCGGGCCGGGTCGCGCACACAGGGCTTATTGGCGTTGATATTGTTCGCGGTGTTGGCCTGGCTGGCCTGGCTGACGCGTGACGACTTCAACCAGTGGGATGGGCCCACCACGTTGCTGCGTTGCCTGCCTGAATTCCTGCTGGGCACCTTGTTGTACCGGGCCTACCTGTCGCCGGCGCGCGCCGCTTTGCTGTCGGGCGATGCGGTCACGCTGGCCTTGCTCGCCGCGGTACTGTTGGCCCTGCACGCCAAGGGACCGGACCTGCTGGTGATCGTCCTGTTCGCCGCGTTGCTGATGGCCGTGGTATCGAACCGCAGCCGGGTGGGGGCGTGGCTGAACAGCAGCCCGCTCGTCTGGCTGGGGGAAATCTCGTATGCCTTGTATCTGGTCCATGGCTTCGTGGAGCACACGGCCAGCGAAGTGCTGTCGCTGGGTCTGCACATCGCCGATCGTCATCAGCTTTCCAGCGGCTTGTCGCTCGGGGTGCTGGCCGTCATGCTAGCGGCCAGCCTGCTGCTGGCGGCGGCCTGCTACCGCTGGATCGAGAAGCCCGCCCAACGCTACGTGCGCGGGGCGCTGGCCGTGCAGGGCGACGGCGGCGACGCCACCCTGCCGGGCGCGGGCTCGGCGACGGTGGCCATCGCGGCCCCGTCCCATCGTCACGGCGTAGGCGGGAACACGCCTTTTGACTCGTGAAGAACAGGGGACAAAGAAGGCCGACCTCGGATATAGCAACCTGAGTTGTCTTGTTCCCGTCATTCCTGTGTTGCTGGTGTGTCGCAGGCGCAATGGCCAAACCCCCGGATTTATTGCCGTGTGACCATGGACGTAGGTTCGTTGCAAGAGCTGGATGCCCCGCGTTGGTCAGAAACCTTTCTATCATTGCTCGGGCTCGTCCGAAGGTTATTAGGACTCTGCGGCCCAACTGCTTTGCAGCCTGATGGTGTTTGTCCGCGACGGTTGGCGCGGGTACGGCCCCCTGTATGTGTTTACTTCCGGGTTTACCCTAGATGTATATATATATATCCGCGAGTATCATGGCATCACACCAGATGACACCATCTGGGTTGCTTGAACCTGAAGCTGTCGCACGTCGTTTTACATAGGAAAGCCTGGGTTTTTCTTTTTAGAAAAACGTTCTGTTCATTCAGAACTTGACCGGCAGGTTGTTGATGCATCGCCCATGCGCCCCGTAATGGTCGCGGCGGCGACGGAGCAGCCCGCTTAGAGTCGATTGTTGAGCTAAAAAATGAATACCTGAGCCGGTAGCAAGTTTTTATTTCCTATGTCTCCTTAGGAGTGTTGAGCCCCTGCGTCGGATTGGCCGAGGCAGGGAAAACTTTCCACAAGGAGAAAAAATGGCGAAATCGTCGAAAAAACGTGCGAAACAGTGCAACCTTCGCGTTGCTAAAGGTTCGGATGTGAAATTGCGAGGGCAAGTTCGCGGACAGAGCAACGCTGGCTACTGGCTCGGTGACTTGATGGTCCTGTTGAAGGTCATCATGACACTAGAATCTTTATGGATGCATGTGCGCCCTTGGGTTTGCCATGTGATGTAAAGTAGGTATTTATTTTTCCCCTTAAAATGCGCGCGCAATATTCGAAAGGTCCCATAGGTTCTTTAGAAGCCCTGTCGCGGACTCTTGGCATGGATCTCGGTATCCTGAGAAATACCATCAGGACGATTGATAAACACTACCACCCGCACTCTATTCCAAAAAAAAATGGCGGAAGTAGGATTATTCATATCCCCACCACGCATCTTAAGACAATCCAAAAGAGAATAAACAGGCAGATTTTCGACAACGTCATATATCCCTCCTATCTCTTTGGCGGTGTTAGGGAAAAAGACTATGTCAGAAACACTTCCGAACATGGCGGGTGTAATGCCCTCGTAGCGC
Proteins encoded in this region:
- a CDS encoding acyltransferase family protein, which translates into the protein MVLYHYGVLYFPNVQPSRYTALLNKGYLAVDLFFMLSGFVMTHVYREVFASRVCWRSYWTFLSARIARLYPLHLAVLGLFLAAGLAVSTAEYAAGGPVTGIPMWGVRSVVALIANLFMLQGLHASTLSWNYAAWSISLEFMAYLVFPFVLMRVWRAGSRTQGLLALILFAVLAWLAWLTRDDFNQWDGPTTLLRCLPEFLLGTLLYRAYLSPARAALLSGDAVTLALLAAVLLALHAKGPDLLVIVLFAALLMAVVSNRSRVGAWLNSSPLVWLGEISYALYLVHGFVEHTASEVLSLGLHIADRHQLSSGLSLGVLAVMLAASLLLAAACYRWIEKPAQRYVRGALAVQGDGGDATLPGAGSATVAIAAPSHRHGVGGNTPFDS